In the Chroococcidiopsis sp. SAG 2025 genome, one interval contains:
- a CDS encoding A/G-specific adenine glycosylase, with translation MTSATAQSQENFTSLLAANKIKGFRRQLTSWATLNLREFPWRNTTDAYAIFIAEFLLQKTSANTVAPIYADFLTRYPTLKDLATASVEEIAILLKPLGLHFRADRLYQSVQVIIEQYDGKIPASEAQLLSLPGIGLYTARSICANAFAQPLAILDTNVARILERFFGLQGNRVKSRCKLLWSAAEYVAPKTNVSRWNLTLLDFGAGVCTARNPSCGICPLRSQCNYAKIKHSA, from the coding sequence GTGACAAGCGCGACCGCTCAATCTCAAGAAAATTTTACATCGCTTCTGGCTGCAAACAAAATTAAGGGGTTTCGTCGTCAGTTAACCAGTTGGGCTACTCTCAATCTGCGAGAATTTCCTTGGCGCAATACAACAGATGCCTATGCTATTTTCATCGCTGAGTTTTTGCTGCAAAAAACTAGTGCTAATACAGTTGCTCCAATTTACGCAGATTTTTTGACACGATATCCTACCCTCAAAGATTTGGCAACGGCATCAGTAGAAGAAATTGCGATTTTATTAAAGCCTTTAGGTTTGCATTTCCGTGCCGATCGCCTTTATCAATCTGTACAAGTAATTATCGAACAGTATGATGGTAAAATTCCAGCATCAGAGGCTCAGTTGCTTTCTTTACCTGGAATTGGGTTATATACGGCACGCTCTATCTGTGCCAATGCTTTTGCACAGCCGCTAGCAATACTCGATACCAACGTAGCGCGGATTTTAGAGCGATTCTTTGGTTTGCAGGGGAATCGTGTCAAATCTCGTTGTAAGTTGTTGTGGAGTGCGGCTGAATATGTCGCTCCGAAAACAAATGTGAGTCGGTGGAATTTAACGTTATTAGATTTTGGTGCGGGAGTTTGTACGGCTAGAAATCCCAGTTGTGGAATTTGTCCGTTGCGATCGCAATGCAATTACGCCAAAATTAAACATTCAGCATAA
- a CDS encoding AI-2E family transporter, producing the protein MASQLNRPLLSVSNLLLLVATIFLAILLWQLRGLLVTLMIAVVLAAAIAPIVNIAERWRFPRWLAVIGVYLTLVAGLTGVGLLVGPTLIAQIETLVRILPLYIDNLFGLVEQFALKLGITESEIEQFFDLQALTGWIIRSGQQLLVSSYDITTGILGGIFNLILAFLLSGYMVAGRENLISGLVNLFPQPWSDRLAEQVEPIARRMGGYIQGRVLVSAILSVAITIGLGILGLSEFALALGAIAGFTNLIPFLGPILGVIPALVVAISQGGWTFLWVLLLFIVVQNLETYVLDPLLVGSSVQVHPLYQLLAVLGGTQVLGILGAVIVPPWIAGASVLLENLYLRPKLLAEGKVSREPGVGSRESICSNW; encoded by the coding sequence ATGGCATCGCAACTAAATCGTCCTTTGTTGTCTGTATCTAACTTGCTGCTCCTGGTTGCCACTATCTTTTTGGCAATTTTGTTGTGGCAACTCCGAGGCTTATTAGTAACTTTAATGATTGCTGTTGTTTTAGCAGCCGCGATCGCGCCTATTGTCAACATAGCAGAAAGATGGCGGTTTCCCCGTTGGCTGGCAGTCATTGGCGTATATCTCACTTTAGTGGCTGGCTTAACTGGAGTCGGTTTACTTGTCGGTCCTACCCTGATCGCTCAAATCGAAACTTTGGTGAGAATCCTGCCGCTTTATATCGACAATCTTTTCGGACTGGTAGAACAATTCGCGCTCAAATTGGGAATTACTGAATCAGAAATCGAGCAATTTTTTGACCTACAAGCATTAACGGGATGGATAATTCGCTCCGGTCAACAATTATTAGTCAGTTCCTACGACATCACCACCGGAATTTTAGGCGGAATATTTAACTTAATTCTGGCGTTCTTGCTTTCAGGCTATATGGTTGCTGGTAGGGAAAATTTAATTTCAGGTTTAGTCAATTTATTTCCCCAACCGTGGAGCGATCGCCTTGCCGAGCAAGTCGAGCCGATTGCCCGTCGTATGGGAGGATACATTCAAGGTCGAGTCTTGGTTTCAGCAATTTTATCCGTTGCCATTACAATCGGTTTGGGAATTTTAGGTTTATCAGAATTTGCCCTAGCTTTAGGAGCGATCGCTGGATTTACCAATTTAATTCCTTTTCTCGGACCCATCTTAGGTGTTATTCCGGCTTTAGTCGTCGCCATTTCTCAAGGTGGCTGGACGTTTTTGTGGGTATTGTTGTTATTTATCGTCGTCCAAAACCTAGAAACCTACGTTCTCGATCCCCTACTTGTTGGTTCCTCCGTCCAAGTCCATCCACTCTACCAATTACTAGCCGTTTTGGGAGGAACCCAAGTTCTCGGTATTCTAGGAGCCGTGATCGTGCCACCCTGGATTGCCGGAGCATCAGTACTATTAGAAAACCTATATTTACGACCGAAATTATTAGCTGAAGGCAAGGTGAGTCGGGAGCCGGGAGTCGGGAGTCGGGAGTCGATTTGTAGTAATTGGTAG
- a CDS encoding helix-turn-helix domain-containing protein: MTVKKLTEADRTEILDLYRNTGETTSTLADRYGVSNSTISRFLKVTLPEDEYETLIAAKRAARTPGGAEREEVAAIASPVVEVPSPTLEAPILKTISEPEPVVEAPTPKPVKKRRSTAKTGAEIEPLAEQLELLSNPSLPVEEEVREEVSAEASEIAAIMVGEELLDEDEDEDDEDDDLEDLEDLEDLDEDDDFEEETTPVIRRRLPVESFVRVLPLSEAMLPRTCYIVIDRMAELITRPLRDFGDLGQIPVQEVQQKTLPIFDNHRVARRFSSKRDRVIKVPDSRMLQKTRSQLQSKGITRLLFDGRVYSLSSN; encoded by the coding sequence ATGACGGTCAAAAAATTAACGGAAGCTGACAGAACAGAAATTTTGGATTTGTATCGCAATACAGGAGAGACAACATCAACGCTAGCAGATCGCTATGGAGTGAGCAACTCTACGATTAGCCGCTTCTTGAAAGTGACTTTGCCAGAAGATGAGTATGAAACGCTCATTGCAGCTAAACGGGCGGCTCGGACTCCTGGGGGAGCAGAGAGAGAAGAGGTAGCAGCGATCGCTTCCCCTGTGGTAGAAGTACCCTCACCCACCCTAGAAGCACCCATACTAAAAACGATATCTGAACCCGAACCAGTTGTTGAAGCCCCTACCCCCAAACCTGTGAAAAAACGGCGTTCGACAGCGAAGACTGGAGCAGAAATCGAACCGCTAGCGGAACAATTAGAGTTACTCAGTAACCCTTCCCTACCTGTAGAAGAAGAAGTGCGCGAGGAGGTAAGCGCAGAGGCTAGCGAGATTGCAGCAATTATGGTAGGAGAAGAATTGCTCGATGAAGATGAAGACGAAGATGATGAGGATGACGATCTAGAAGATTTAGAAGATTTGGAAGATCTAGACGAAGACGACGATTTCGAGGAAGAGACAACACCAGTTATTAGAAGGCGATTGCCCGTCGAAAGCTTCGTCAGGGTGTTACCGTTGTCAGAAGCAATGCTGCCGAGAACATGTTATATCGTGATCGATCGCATGGCAGAATTAATTACGCGACCGCTGAGGGATTTTGGTGATTTGGGACAAATTCCCGTGCAAGAAGTCCAACAAAAAACTCTACCGATATTTGATAACCATCGGGTAGCGCGGCGATTTTCTAGCAAACGCGATCGCGTGATTAAAGTCCCCGACAGTCGCATGTTGCAAAAAACTCGTTCTCAACTTCAATCTAAAGGCATTACACGTCTGCTATTTGATGGACGAGTCTATTCTTTGTCGTCTAATTAG
- a CDS encoding outer membrane beta-barrel protein → MKRSIKSILALSAVSALAIIPTFLPVGKASAQTFATNGTDANYLGGGISVGVTDGDSPIYDDDSKVGGNVQGRFAIPNAPISARGAILFGGDSTALMPLVTYDVLVAPNTNLYLGGGYSFNTEEGQSSPLGNKDAIVLTAGAESEVGSNVVVYGDAKWGIDSYRDSDSDAVSIQAGAAYRFN, encoded by the coding sequence ATGAAACGCTCAATTAAGTCTATTCTCGCTCTTTCTGCTGTATCTGCATTGGCTATTATTCCTACATTTCTTCCTGTAGGAAAAGCCTCAGCTCAAACTTTTGCCACAAATGGTACGGATGCGAACTATCTCGGTGGTGGTATTTCCGTAGGCGTTACCGATGGTGATAGCCCCATATACGATGACGATTCTAAAGTTGGTGGGAACGTTCAAGGACGATTCGCGATTCCAAACGCGCCTATTTCTGCCAGAGGTGCAATCTTATTCGGTGGCGATTCAACCGCATTGATGCCGTTGGTAACATATGATGTTCTAGTTGCTCCTAATACTAACCTCTACCTTGGTGGCGGTTACTCCTTCAATACTGAAGAGGGTCAATCTTCGCCTTTAGGTAACAAAGATGCCATCGTGCTAACTGCTGGTGCTGAATCTGAAGTTGGTAGCAACGTGGTTGTTTACGGTGATGCCAAGTGGGGTATTGATTCCTACAGAGACAGCGATTCTGATGCTGTCAGCATTCAAGCTGGTGCGGCTTACCGCTTTAACTAA
- a CDS encoding DivIVA domain-containing protein, with the protein MPSQNSPNLEPEENRGFPPLADAADLGSGEIQQELARLEEIILSSPHIPLTRRTLVDEEQLLDRIDFIRSLLPAVLQQAQAIVAQRQNILLQAEREADDIIQTAQAQAAQIVDRTTIVQQADLSARQLQQQVQQECLLAQEENLQQIDRLRQEAERQIERMRQEAILEAEEILRGADDYADAVLNSLEQQLTEALRIIYNGRRQLQPDETQQRKSA; encoded by the coding sequence ATGCCAAGCCAAAACTCACCCAATCTAGAGCCTGAAGAGAATAGAGGCTTTCCGCCGCTAGCAGATGCTGCCGATCTAGGTAGCGGAGAAATTCAGCAGGAATTGGCTCGGCTAGAAGAAATCATTCTTTCTAGTCCCCATATTCCTCTGACGCGCAGAACGCTAGTAGATGAGGAGCAGTTGCTCGATCGAATCGATTTCATTCGCTCGCTCCTACCAGCTGTGTTACAACAAGCACAAGCGATCGTCGCGCAAAGACAGAACATTCTCTTACAGGCAGAACGAGAAGCCGACGACATTATTCAGACAGCACAGGCACAAGCAGCCCAGATTGTCGATCGGACGACTATCGTACAACAAGCTGACCTCTCAGCTAGGCAACTCCAACAGCAAGTTCAACAAGAGTGCTTATTAGCGCAAGAAGAAAATCTGCAACAAATCGATCGCCTGCGTCAAGAAGCGGAACGGCAAATCGAGCGGATGCGGCAAGAGGCAATTCTAGAGGCAGAGGAGATTCTACGCGGTGCGGATGATTATGCCGATGCTGTCCTTAATAGTTTGGAGCAGCAACTTACAGAAGCACTCCGCATCATCTACAACGGACGACGGCAGTTGCAACCAGATGAAACACAGCAGCGGAAATCCGCTTGA
- a CDS encoding DUF4079 domain-containing protein — protein sequence MDLPSFLWLWKIAAWSMGLSLLAYLLLTVTGWQMFQARTNFHPRPSWLHLLHYSIGGSMVLLVLLLLAIGVVGTLGHFGSLGHSQHLTAGLIVVALTLISAVSATLISPKRQWARSLHVGVNAVLFLGFLWVSLTGWVVVQKYLP from the coding sequence TTGGATTTACCTTCTTTTTTGTGGTTGTGGAAAATAGCAGCCTGGTCGATGGGTCTGTCGCTACTAGCTTATCTGCTGTTGACCGTAACAGGCTGGCAGATGTTCCAGGCAAGAACAAATTTTCATCCCAGACCTAGTTGGCTGCATTTGCTGCACTATAGTATTGGTGGCAGCATGGTTTTGCTGGTGCTGCTGCTATTAGCAATTGGTGTTGTCGGTACGCTGGGTCATTTTGGTTCCCTCGGTCATTCCCAACACTTGACGGCAGGACTAATCGTGGTAGCATTAACCCTAATATCGGCAGTTAGTGCAACTTTAATCAGTCCTAAGCGTCAGTGGGCGCGATCGCTCCACGTAGGCGTAAATGCAGTTTTATTCCTTGGTTTTCTCTGGGTATCCCTCACGGGTTGGGTGGTGGTACAGAAGTATTTGCCATAG
- a CDS encoding GTP-binding protein, with amino-acid sequence MTQSQAKRIDLQESHLNRARASIRQALSWYGHLRKSNPQPAKLELAGLVKPDLEVLTSTLNKLETNVICIAAFGLVSRGKSAVLNALVGQKILPTGPLHGVTQYPRSVRWNPGGKVQIELIDTPGLDEIEGQARAQMAKDVARQADLILFVVAGDITRTEYQALCELRQAQKPLILVFNKIDLYPETDREAIYKNLQQLGAGSPTARRLQQLLSSDEIVMVAAEPAAEEVRVEYPDGQVAYEWETPPPQIAELRQKILHVLNREGRSLLALNALLQVKDAEAAIAGKTLDRLNEAAEDLIWQYTKYKALAVGLNPIAVLDVLGGFVADLALIRALAKLYNLPMTGFEATKLLRTILFSSGGLLLSELGSGMLLGLGKSATAIASGDNPFNITAFAGTAIAQGGIAGYGTYAVGKAAQVYLEKGCSWGQFGASTVIQEILSQVEPNTILYRLRLELGQHLS; translated from the coding sequence TTGACTCAATCTCAAGCTAAGCGAATCGATCTCCAAGAATCCCACCTCAACCGCGCTCGTGCAAGTATCCGCCAAGCGCTATCTTGGTACGGACATCTGCGTAAATCCAATCCACAGCCTGCAAAGCTTGAATTAGCTGGGTTGGTTAAACCAGATTTGGAAGTCCTAACTTCGACGCTGAATAAATTAGAAACGAATGTCATTTGTATCGCTGCTTTTGGATTGGTGAGTCGAGGCAAATCAGCGGTTCTCAATGCCTTAGTCGGGCAGAAAATTTTACCTACGGGTCCCCTACACGGTGTAACTCAATATCCCCGTTCCGTGCGATGGAACCCAGGTGGAAAAGTACAGATTGAATTAATCGACACGCCAGGATTAGATGAAATTGAAGGTCAAGCTAGAGCGCAAATGGCGAAGGATGTGGCGCGTCAAGCTGACTTAATTTTATTTGTCGTCGCTGGTGATATTACCCGTACTGAATATCAAGCACTTTGCGAACTACGACAAGCACAGAAGCCGCTGATTTTAGTATTCAATAAAATCGATTTATATCCCGAAACCGATAGGGAAGCAATTTATAAAAATCTTCAACAATTAGGGGCTGGTAGTCCGACAGCAAGACGCTTACAGCAACTTTTGTCTAGCGATGAAATTGTCATGGTGGCGGCGGAACCAGCAGCCGAAGAAGTGCGGGTAGAATATCCCGACGGACAAGTTGCTTACGAGTGGGAAACACCACCACCTCAAATTGCAGAGTTACGGCAAAAGATTTTACACGTACTCAATCGCGAAGGGCGATCGCTACTGGCTTTAAATGCTTTACTACAAGTAAAAGATGCAGAAGCTGCGATCGCAGGCAAAACTCTAGATCGTCTTAATGAAGCTGCGGAAGATTTAATTTGGCAATATACCAAATACAAAGCTTTAGCTGTCGGACTCAACCCCATCGCCGTACTTGACGTTTTAGGCGGATTTGTTGCCGATCTCGCCCTAATTCGTGCTTTGGCTAAGTTATATAATTTGCCAATGACGGGGTTTGAAGCCACAAAGTTGTTGAGGACAATTTTGTTTAGTTCTGGTGGTTTGCTATTGAGCGAATTAGGTAGCGGAATGCTATTAGGCTTAGGTAAAAGTGCGACTGCGATCGCCTCTGGGGATAATCCGTTCAATATAACTGCATTTGCGGGGACTGCGATCGCTCAAGGGGGAATTGCTGGTTATGGTACGTATGCTGTAGGAAAAGCCGCCCAAGTATATTTAGAAAAAGGCTGTAGTTGGGGACAATTCGGCGCAAGTACCGTAATTCAAGAAATTTTATCTCAAGTCGAGCCAAATACGATTTTGTATCGATTGCGGTTGGAGTTGGGGCAACATTTGAGTTAA
- the cutA gene encoding divalent-cation tolerance protein CutA — protein sequence MNNTNYGVVLVTAGSQQEAEAIATSLVASKLAACVNILPIQSVYTWQGEINQEQEWQLLIKTDLAQFSNLEAKICELHSYEVPEIIALPILAGSQSYLDWISASVK from the coding sequence ATGAATAATACCAATTACGGTGTAGTTTTGGTCACAGCCGGATCGCAACAAGAAGCAGAGGCGATCGCCACTTCTTTAGTAGCATCTAAGTTAGCTGCTTGCGTAAATATTCTCCCCATCCAGTCGGTTTACACTTGGCAGGGAGAAATTAATCAAGAACAAGAATGGCAATTATTAATCAAAACAGATTTAGCTCAATTTTCTAACTTAGAAGCTAAAATTTGCGAGTTACACTCTTACGAAGTTCCTGAAATTATTGCTCTACCTATTTTGGCAGGTTCTCAATCTTATCTGGATTGGATTTCTGCTTCTGTTAAATAA
- the cysS gene encoding cysteine--tRNA ligase — MTLTIYNTLTRRQEPFETVEPGKVKMYYCGVTVYDYCHLGHARACIIWDVVRRYLQFLGYEVTYIQNFTDIDDKILNRARQENSSMEAVAERYIQAYFEDMTRLNVKEADAYPRATHTMNGIQRLIFELEQKGYAYPADGDVYYAVKQFPEYGKLSGRKLEDMQAGASGRVDAEDPEGRKKQEPFDFALWKAAKPGEPAWESPWGAGRPGWHIECSAMVRDRLGDTIDIHAGGADLIFPHHENEIAQSEAVTGKSLSRYWMHNGMVKVNGEKMSKSLGNFITIRELLDRPTDPMAVRLFVLQAHYRKPIDFTDEAIAAATNGWHTLREGLLFGHQFAKLFSDSRLPTPDSLLPEVVQRFKAAVNDDFNFPNGLAVLQPLAKELAREGNLLVHQGKTETPPEELQRQWYTLVTLAEVLGFTATIEADTMTNDGLSDTEIEAMLEQRQAARKAKNFAESDRIRDELQACGITVIDSRDGTRWHRN; from the coding sequence ATGACCCTGACAATCTACAACACTCTCACTCGTCGTCAAGAACCATTTGAGACTGTCGAACCAGGCAAAGTCAAAATGTACTACTGTGGCGTAACAGTATACGACTATTGCCATTTGGGTCATGCACGCGCTTGTATTATCTGGGATGTCGTGCGGCGCTACCTGCAATTTCTAGGGTACGAAGTCACGTACATTCAGAATTTTACTGATATTGACGATAAAATTCTCAACCGCGCCCGTCAAGAAAATTCCTCAATGGAAGCCGTAGCCGAACGCTATATCCAAGCATATTTTGAGGATATGACGCGGTTGAATGTGAAAGAAGCAGATGCCTATCCCCGCGCTACGCACACGATGAACGGCATTCAACGGCTAATTTTTGAATTAGAACAAAAAGGCTATGCCTATCCCGCAGACGGCGATGTCTACTACGCTGTCAAACAGTTTCCCGAATATGGTAAGTTGTCGGGACGCAAATTAGAAGACATGCAAGCAGGCGCTAGCGGGCGCGTAGACGCAGAAGACCCAGAAGGAAGAAAAAAGCAAGAACCATTTGATTTTGCTCTGTGGAAAGCCGCTAAACCAGGGGAACCAGCGTGGGAATCACCTTGGGGTGCAGGTCGCCCTGGGTGGCACATTGAATGTTCGGCAATGGTACGCGATCGCCTGGGTGATACGATCGACATTCATGCAGGGGGAGCAGATTTAATCTTCCCCCATCATGAAAATGAAATTGCTCAAAGTGAAGCCGTGACAGGCAAATCCCTCTCTCGTTACTGGATGCACAACGGCATGGTGAAGGTAAACGGGGAAAAAATGTCCAAATCCTTGGGCAACTTTATCACGATTCGCGAGTTGCTCGATCGCCCCACCGATCCGATGGCAGTTAGGTTATTCGTCCTGCAAGCACATTACCGCAAACCAATTGATTTTACCGACGAAGCGATCGCGGCTGCTACCAACGGCTGGCACACCCTCAGAGAGGGATTGTTGTTTGGACATCAATTTGCTAAGCTCTTTTCCGACTCCCGACTCCCGACTCCCGACTCCCTGCTCCCCGAAGTCGTACAGAGATTTAAAGCAGCAGTCAATGATGACTTTAATTTTCCGAATGGATTGGCTGTACTGCAACCTTTAGCGAAGGAATTGGCGCGGGAAGGTAATCTATTGGTACACCAAGGCAAGACAGAAACTCCACCCGAGGAATTACAACGTCAGTGGTATACTTTGGTAACTTTAGCCGAGGTTTTAGGATTTACCGCCACAATAGAGGCTGACACTATGACTAATGACGGTTTAAGCGATACAGAAATTGAAGCTATGCTGGAACAAAGGCAAGCTGCTAGAAAAGCAAAGAACTTTGCCGAATCAGACCGCATTCGCGACGAACTACAGGCTTGCGGAATCACTGTAATTGATAGCCGTGATGGTACGCGATGGCATCGCAACTAA
- a CDS encoding Uma2 family endonuclease — translation MNTIALDLHSVIDLTDEQFFMLCQQNRDLKFERTAKGKIIIMPPTGWGTGNRNVELSFQLQAWSRSNDLGIAFDSSTGFILPNRAIRSPDAAWVRKARIEALNPDPDKFLPLAPDFAVELMSASDMLEDLQTKMQEYVENGVRLGWLIDPKQQYVEIYRQGREVEALLSPTTLSGEDILPGFVLDLQGIF, via the coding sequence ATGAATACCATCGCCCTAGATTTACATTCAGTAATAGACTTGACTGACGAGCAATTTTTCATGCTTTGTCAACAAAATCGAGATCTCAAGTTTGAACGTACTGCGAAAGGAAAGATAATTATTATGCCACCTACAGGATGGGGAACAGGGAACCGTAATGTAGAACTTTCATTTCAATTACAAGCATGGAGCCGTTCTAACGATTTAGGCATTGCCTTTGACTCATCTACAGGTTTTATCCTACCCAACAGAGCTATCCGTTCCCCTGATGCTGCATGGGTGAGAAAAGCAAGAATTGAAGCATTAAATCCAGATCCAGACAAGTTTCTACCCCTCGCCCCCGATTTTGCAGTGGAATTGATGTCAGCTAGCGATATGCTCGAAGACCTACAGACAAAGATGCAAGAGTATGTAGAAAATGGGGTGCGTTTAGGTTGGCTGATTGACCCCAAACAACAATATGTTGAGATTTATCGTCAAGGACGAGAAGTAGAAGCGCTATTATCTCCTACCACCTTATCAGGAGAAGATATACTACCTGGGTTCGTTTTGGATTTACAGGGTATTTTCTAA
- the coaD gene encoding pantetheine-phosphate adenylyltransferase, with protein sequence MLAIYPGSFDPITLGHLDIIERGCELFDRLVVAVLRNPNKTPMFTVQERLEQIRLTTRHLPNLEVDSFDGLTVNYAQMRQAKALIRGLRAISDFEAELQMAHINKTLSSEIETVFLATSNEYSFLSSSVVKEIAKFGGPIDHLVPPHIARDVYRCQAKTHPI encoded by the coding sequence GTGCTAGCCATTTATCCTGGTAGCTTCGATCCAATTACCTTAGGACATCTCGACATTATCGAACGCGGTTGTGAGCTATTCGATCGCTTAGTCGTTGCCGTGTTGCGCAATCCGAATAAAACCCCTATGTTCACCGTGCAAGAACGGCTAGAACAAATTCGCCTTACCACTCGTCATTTACCTAATCTGGAGGTTGATAGTTTTGATGGATTAACTGTCAATTACGCTCAAATGCGACAAGCTAAAGCTCTCATCCGTGGTTTACGGGCAATTTCAGACTTTGAAGCTGAATTACAGATGGCTCACATCAATAAAACGCTATCATCTGAAATTGAAACTGTTTTTTTGGCGACATCAAATGAGTACAGTTTTTTAAGTAGTAGTGTGGTGAAAGAGATCGCTAAATTTGGCGGTCCCATCGACCATCTAGTCCCACCGCACATTGCTCGGGATGTTTACCGATGCCAAGCCAAAACTCACCCAATCTAG
- the sir gene encoding sulfite reductase, ferredoxin dependent, whose translation MVKSSTPPTPVTRKPSKVEGIKERSNFLREPVATEILQDTTHFTEEAIQILKFHGSYQQDNRDNRIKGQEKDYQFMVRTKNPGGFVPAQLYLTLDKLAEEYGNQTLRVTTRQGFQMHGILKRNLKSAIAAIIKSMGSTLGACGDINRNIMAPPAPFKNKPEYQHAWEYSEYVAQLLSPQTGAYYEIWLDGEKALSAEENPEVVAARQKNGTGTIFPDSEEPLYGTHYMPRKFKCSVTVPGDNSVDLFSQDLTLVVITNDKQEVEGFNIYAGGGLGRTHGKEETFARLADPIGYIAKADVYDAVKAIVATQRDYGDRTDRRHARLKYLINDWGVDKFRSMVEKYLGKPLEASKPLPEWKYEDFLGWHEQGDGKLFLGISVANGRIKDEGSFRLRTALREIVQQYNLSMRLTPHHNVILCDIAPEQKQAIANLLATHGVEPEPNAISQLVRYSMACPALPTCGLATTESERIMPSVLQRIEVLLNRLGLSQEHFVVRMTGCPNGCARPYMAELGFVGNGPNTYQLWLGADANQTRLAQVYIEKLPLDNLEAELEPLLVYFKQSRQPNESFGDFCDRIGFDSLREFTSKYEFQGALEPEIALQDDGNGEQQAAANAATAAKSRRRITLREPVYAKLKATAERQGKPMTQLVNEAIEAFLQGQ comes from the coding sequence ATGGTTAAATCTTCTACTCCTCCCACCCCCGTAACTCGCAAGCCTTCCAAAGTTGAAGGGATTAAGGAACGCAGCAATTTTTTGCGGGAACCAGTCGCGACCGAAATTCTGCAAGATACAACTCATTTTACCGAAGAAGCGATCCAAATTCTTAAGTTTCACGGTTCTTATCAGCAAGATAACCGCGACAACCGGATTAAAGGTCAGGAGAAAGACTACCAATTTATGGTACGGACGAAAAACCCAGGTGGGTTCGTACCAGCTCAATTGTATTTGACTCTGGACAAGCTGGCTGAAGAATACGGCAATCAAACTTTGCGCGTCACCACGCGGCAAGGCTTTCAGATGCATGGCATCTTGAAGCGAAATCTGAAAAGCGCGATCGCAGCCATAATTAAAAGTATGGGTTCGACGCTGGGAGCTTGTGGTGACATTAATCGTAACATTATGGCTCCTCCGGCTCCGTTTAAAAATAAGCCAGAATACCAACATGCTTGGGAATATTCTGAGTATGTCGCTCAGTTGCTCTCGCCACAAACAGGGGCATACTACGAAATTTGGCTAGATGGAGAAAAAGCCCTTAGTGCGGAAGAAAACCCTGAAGTTGTAGCCGCACGGCAAAAAAATGGTACGGGGACGATTTTTCCCGATAGCGAGGAACCACTCTACGGCACGCACTATATGCCCCGTAAGTTTAAGTGCAGCGTCACCGTACCTGGTGATAACTCTGTAGATTTGTTTTCTCAAGATTTAACTTTGGTAGTCATAACCAATGACAAGCAAGAGGTAGAAGGATTTAACATCTATGCTGGTGGTGGCTTAGGACGGACGCACGGTAAGGAAGAAACTTTTGCCCGACTAGCCGACCCGATTGGTTACATAGCCAAAGCCGATGTATACGATGCCGTCAAAGCAATTGTAGCCACTCAACGCGATTATGGCGATCGCACCGACCGTCGTCACGCCCGCTTAAAATATCTGATAAATGACTGGGGTGTAGATAAATTCCGGTCGATGGTAGAAAAGTATTTGGGTAAGCCTTTAGAAGCTTCCAAGCCTCTACCAGAGTGGAAATATGAAGATTTCCTCGGCTGGCACGAACAGGGTGATGGGAAATTATTTTTGGGGATTTCGGTTGCAAACGGTCGAATCAAGGATGAAGGGTCGTTTCGGTTAAGGACTGCTTTACGGGAAATCGTGCAGCAGTATAACTTATCGATGCGACTGACACCCCACCATAATGTTATTTTGTGCGATATCGCCCCAGAACAAAAGCAGGCGATCGCAAATCTACTCGCAACTCACGGTGTAGAACCAGAACCCAACGCCATCAGCCAGTTGGTTAGATACTCTATGGCTTGTCCGGCTTTGCCTACATGCGGCTTGGCGACAACTGAGTCAGAACGGATCATGCCAAGCGTCCTCCAGCGAATTGAAGTGTTATTAAATCGCTTAGGCTTGAGTCAAGAACATTTCGTCGTGCGGATGACGGGTTGTCCTAACGGTTGCGCTAGACCCTACATGGCAGAACTAGGGTTTGTCGGCAATGGTCCCAACACGTATCAACTATGGTTAGGTGCAGATGCTAACCAAACGAGGCTGGCGCAAGTGTATATAGAAAAGTTGCCTCTCGATAACCTGGAGGCAGAATTAGAACCATTGCTGGTTTACTTCAAACAATCGCGGCAACCTAATGAAAGCTTTGGCGATTTTTGCGATCGCATTGGCTTTGACTCTTTACGAGAGTTTACCTCCAAATACGAGTTTCAAGGCGCACTGGAACCAGAAATCGCCCTGCAAGATGATGGTAATGGCGAACAGCAAGCAGCTGCTAATGCAGCAACTGCGGCAAAATCCCGTCGTCGTATCACTTTACGCGAACCAGTCTACGCAAAGCTAAAAGCTACTGCCGAGAGACAAGGTAAACCGATGACTCAACTTGTGAATGAGGCGATAGAAGCTTTCTTACAAGGGCAATAA